A section of the Triticum dicoccoides isolate Atlit2015 ecotype Zavitan chromosome 7A, WEW_v2.0, whole genome shotgun sequence genome encodes:
- the LOC119327873 gene encoding probable L-type lectin-domain containing receptor kinase S.5 produces the protein MARHDSLRRFGASCLVAVLFLWLCAAFVCSAREQRPLRELEERVVVRSYGPYASFDRTDSATLQVLKDAIINGGALQLTPDTRNNDAYLVNKSGSVLLKQPFTIWHTLPDDETEVPGGGNGGTGTGRAPRPQPPRVRVVSFNSTFSMNVFYDKAVPGEGLAFVIAPSLDKPPPGSHGGFLGLTNATLQAAGPSKNRFVAIEFDTFNQSHDPSSNHVGLDIGSVVSNATANLADFNITIATNAQTSANYTVWIEYDGVGRRVTVYMGGKGKPKPATPVLASPLDLSEHVPEQAYIGFTASTGTTFELNCILEWSMSIETFPKKEKKEWIILVAVFASVAVIATAIAAFFLARMSRARRKIQRSQTRLGHTLSHLPGMPREFSYEMLRKATKNFDERLRLGKGGYGVVYKGTLPAEHGQTEPSEVAVKKFIRDDARCVEDFVKEVDIINRLRHKNIVPLIGWCYKKGQLLLVYEYMPNGSLDQHLFRRGGAQEQRAAPLSWASRYGIVADVASGLHYVHHEYGRTVLHRDIKASNVMLDASFSARLGDFGLARVIDFDRSSFTDIGVAGTRGYIAPEYSVGHKATSQTDVFAFGALVLEVVTGRTALRDDATCPLLVDFVWRMHGRGALVGAVDQDLGTAGYDSDEANRLLLLGLACSSPNPGDRPTMPEVLQIVSKKAPPPEVPLFKPTFVWPPEGGAAHFSLSDIEMTTSSGGSYVGTGTGSSTRATQETSYDSFRQPPSAPNNSQEYFPALSSGR, from the exons ATGGCGCGGCACGACTCTCTCCGGCGCTTCGGCGCCAGCTGCCTCGTCGCCGTGCTGTTTCTCTGGCTCTGCGCCGCCTTCGTCTGCAGCGCGAGGGAGCAGCGGCCGCTGCGGGAGCTGGAGGAGCGGGTGGTGGTGAGGAGCTACGGCCCGTACGCTTCCTTCGACCGGACCGACTCGGCCACCCTGCAGGTGCTCAAGGACGCCATCATCAACGGCGGCGCGCTCCAGCTCACGCCCGACACCCGCAACAACGACGCCTACCTCGTCAACAAATCCGGCTCCGTCCTCCTCAAGCAGCCCTTCACGATCTGGCACACTCTCCCCGACGACGAGACCGAGGTCCccggtggcggcaacggcggcaccGGCACCGGCCGTGCgccgcggccgcagcctccgcgtgTCCGTGTCGTGTCGTTCAACAGCACCTTCTCCATGAACGTGTTCTACGACAAGGCGGTCCCCGGCGAGGGCCTGGCGTTCGTCATCGCGCCCTCGCTCGACAAGCCGCCTCCCGGCAGCCACGGCGGGTTCCTCGGCCTCACCAACGCGACGCTGCAGGCCGCCGGCCCATCCAAGAACCGCTTCGTGGCGATCGAGTTCGACACCTTCAACCAGAGCCACGACCCGAGCTCTAACCACGTCGGCCTCGACATCGGCAGCGTCGTGTCCAACGCCACGGCCAACCTCGCCGACTTCAACATCACCATCGCCACCAACGCCCAGACGTCCGCCAACTACACCGTCTGGATCGAGTACGACGGCGTGGGCCGGCGTGTCACGGTGTACATGGGCGGCAAGGGGAAACCGAAGCCGGCGACCCCGGTCCTGGCCAGCCCGCTGGACCTCAGCGAGCACGTCCCCGAGCAGGCATACATCGGCTTCACGGCTTCCACGGGCACCACCTTCGAGCTCAACTGCATCCTGGAATGGAGCATGTCAATCGAGACCTTccccaagaaggagaagaaggagtggATAATCCTCGTCGCCGTCTTCGCGTCCGTCGCCGTGATCGCCACCGCCATTGCCGCCTTCTTCCTGGCCAGAATGTCGCGGGCGAGGCGCAAGATACAGAGGAGCCAGACGCGGCTGGGGCACACGCTGAGCCACCTCCCGGGGATGCCGAGGGAGTTCTCGTACGAGATGCTGAGGAAGGCGACCAAGAACTTCGACGAGCGGCTGCGGCTGGGGAAAGGAGGGTACGGCGTCGTGTACAAGGGGACGCTCCCTGCCGAGCACGGCCAGACGGAGCCGTCGGAGGTCGCCGTGAAGAAGTTCATCCGGGATGATGCCAGGTGCGTCGAGGACTTCGTCAAGGAGGTGGACATCATCAACCGCCTTCGCCACAAGAACATCGTGCCCCTCATTG GTTGGTGTTACAAGAAAGGGCAGCTGCTGCTGGTGTACGAGTACATGCCCAACGGCAGCCTCGACCAGCACCTCTTCCGGCGCGGCGGCGCCCAGGAGCAGCGGGCGGCGCCGCTCAGCTGGGCGAGCCGCTACGGCATCGTCGCCGACGTTGCCTCTGGCCTGCACTACGTGCACCACGAGTATGGCCGCACGGTGCTCCACCGCGACATCAAGGCCAGCAACGTCATGCTGGACGCGTCCTTCTCGGCGCGCCTCGGGGACTTCGGCCTCGCCCGCGTCATCGACTTCGACCGGAGCTCCTTCACCGACATCGGCGTCGCCGGCACGCGCGGTTACATCGCGCCGGAGTACTCCGTGGGGCACAAGGCCACGAGCCAGACGGACGTGTTCGCCTTCGGCGCGCTCGTGCTGGAGGTCGTCACGGGCCGCACCGCGCTGCGCGACGACGCGACCTGCCCGCTGCTGGTTGACTTCGTGTGGCGGATGCACGGCCGCGGCGCGCTGGTCGGGGCCGTGGACCAGGATCTCGGCACGGCAGGGTACGACTCCGACGAGGCCAACAGGCTGCTGCTCCTCGGACTCGCGTGCAGCAGCCCCAACCCCGGGGACAGGCCCACCATGCCGGAGGTGCTGCAGATCGTGTCCAAGaaggcgccgccgccggaggtgcCGCTGTTCAAGCCGACCTTCGTGTGGCCGCCGGAAGGGGGAGCGGCGCACTTCAGCCTGAGCGACATCGAGATGACGACGAGCAGCGGGGGCAGCTACGTCGGCACAGGCACTGGTTCGTCGACGCGCGCGACGCAGGAGACATCCTACGACAGCTTCCGGCAGCCGCCCTCGGCACCAAACAACAGCCAGGAGTACTTCCCCGCTCTGTCCTCCGGCCGGTGA